One Skermanella sp. TT6 genomic window, CCGGAAACGATCAACGGGGCGCCGACCCGGAACTACATGCACTGGCTCGCCATCACCTACGGATTGACGGTGCTGAGCCACCCGATCGTCGTGGTGCCTTGCGGGCTGGACGCGACCGGGACGCCGTTCGGCATCCAGATCTGCGGCCGCTACGGCGCCGACCGCGCCGTGCTCGGCGTCGCCCGGGCGATCGAGCGGCTGCTGGCCGGAATTCCCGGGCTGGAGCGGCCGGTGCCGGGCTTGGCAAAGACCCCATAGCTCCGTATGGTTCCTGCGGCCCCCAAGCCTCACGCTGCCGGCCCGAAGCCGCAAGGAGACCTCCATGACGGAAGAGACGCGCGTCGCCCTGGTGACAGGAGCCAGCCGGGGGATCGGCAAGGCCATCGCCACCGCGCTGGCCGAAGCCGGCTTCGACCTGCTGATCACCTCCAGGACGGCGACCGCGCTGGAGACCCTGGCGAGCCACCTGGCCCGCGAGACCGGGCAGCGGATCGAGATCCTGCACGGCGACCTGCGCGAGCCGGAGCTTGCCGAGACGCTGGTCGAGACCGCGGTGGACATGTTCGGCCGGCTCGACCTGCTGGTCAACAATGCCGGGGCGACCAAGCGCGGGCCGTTCCTGGACCTGTCGGAGGACGACTGGCAGGACGGCTTCGCGCTGAAATTCTTCGGCGCGGTCCGGCTGGCGCGCGAATCCTGGCCCCACCTGAAGCGGACCGGCGGGCAGGTGATCAACATCATCGGCTCGGGCGGCCGGACCCCGACGGCGGAGTTCACCATCGGCGGCTCGGTCAATGCCGGCCTGATGAACTTCACCAAGGCGCTCGCCGACCAGGGGCTGGCCGACGGCGTCCGGGTCAACGGCATCAATCCCGGGCCGATCCGGACCGAGCGGCTGGAGACCCGCATCCGCCAGTTCGCGCAGTCCCACGGCATCGACACGGAGGAGGCGGCGAGCCGGATGGTGCAGGCCCAGAAGGTCATGCGGTTCGGCGAGCCCGACGAGATCGCCTCGGTCGTCACGTTCCTGGCGGGGGAGGGCGGCGAGTTCATCCACGGCGCCCTGATCGACGTGGACGGCGGCTCGACCAAGGGCCTCTGAGCCGGCCGGGGAAGGCGCCATGAGGGACCGGCGGGGCGAGCCCCTTTCGACCGACGACCCCGCGGCGGTGGAGCGGCTCGACGCGGCGGTCGCGCTGATGAACGGCTACTTCACCGATCCGCTGGCGGTGATCGATCGGGCGCTGGAGGAGCACCCGGACTTCGTCATGGGCCACTGCTTCCGCGCCGGGCTTCTGCTGATCGCGGCGCAAAAGTCCGTGGAGCCGGAGCTTCGCCGCAGCGTCGAGGCGGCGGAAGCGCTGGCCGCGCGGGCCAACGACCGGGAGCGCGGCCACATCGCCGCAGCGCGGGCCTGGCTGGACGGCGACTTCCACCGCACGCCGGAACTCTACGGGCGGGTGCTGGAGGACCATCCCGGCGACCTGGCGGCCCTCCAGTTCGCCCACCAGTGCCGATTTCTTCGTCGGCGACTCGGCGGCGCTCCGCGACCGGCCCGCCGGGGTGCTGGCGCGGTCCGATCCGGGCCTGCCGGGCCACGGCTACGTGCTGGGCATGCACGCCTTCGGGCTGGAGGAGAACGGCGACTTCGCGGCGGCGGAGGAGACGGGGCGCCGGGCGGTCGGGCTGATCCCGCGGAATCCCTGGGCGATCCACGCCGTCGCCCACGTGATGGAGATGCAGGGCCGCTCCGGCGAGGGCATCGCCTGGATGAGGGATCGCGAGGCGGACTGGGCGCCGGACAACCTGCTGGCGGTCCATAACTGGTGGCACCTGGCGCTCCACCATCTCGACCGCTGCGAGACCGGGGCCGTGCTGGACATCTACGACCGCCATGTCCGGCCCCGGCCGGAGGCGATCGGGCTGGAACTGTCGGACGCGACGGCGCTGCTGTGGCGGCTGCACCTGGCCGGGATCGACGCCGGCGACCGCTGGCGCGAGGTCGCCGACGGGTGGGAGCCGATGGCAGGCGATGGCTACTACGCCTTCAACGACATGCACGCCATGATGGCCTTCGTCGCGGCCGGACGGGATGGCGCCGCCGGCCGGCTGGTCGCGACCCTGACGGCCCGGGCGGCCGGATCCGGCGCCAACGCCGCCATGACCCGGGAGGTCGGCCTGCCGGCCAGCCTGGGATTGCTGGCGTTCGGCCGGGGCGACCATGCCGCCGCGACGGACCTGCTGCTGCCCCTGACGGCGATTTCCCGCCGCCTCGGCGGCAGCGATGCCCAGCGCGACGTCCTGTCATTGACCCTGCTGGAGGCGGCGCAGCGGGCCGGCCGGACGGAGGTGGCGCGTGACTTGGCGGCACGGCGGATCGAACTGAAGCCCCGCAGCCGGTTCAACCGCCTGCTCACGGAAAAACGCCTGAACCTTGGGTGAGCAAGCCCGTTCCCCGGGGAACGGACACACAGGATCTCTCCCATGCTCGCGGCCTGCCTGCTTCTCTACAGCCTGTTCGGCGCCTCCGCGGCCCACGCCCAGGAGGTCGGGGGCTTCCTGTCGGAGTCCCGGGGCACGATCGTCCACATCGCGGAACTGGTCACGAGCGGGATCGAGGCGGTCGGGATCGCCGTGATCGTCCTGGGGGCGACAATCGCCACGGCGCTTTTCATCCGGGACGGCTTCGGTGCCGCCGGCTGGAACGATGCCTACGAGCGATACCGGGCCAATCTCGGCCGCGGCATCCTGATCGGCCTGGAGCTTCTGGTCGCCGCCGACATCATCGCGACGGTCGCGGCTCCCCTGGACTTCAGCACCGTCGGCGCCCTCGGCGTGATCGTCCTGATCCGGACGTTCCTCAGCTTCTCCCTGGAGGTCGAGATCAAGGGTCGCTGGCCCTGGCAGGAGAGCCGGATCAGGGAGCGGGGAACCGACCAGGGCGGCAAAGCGGGAATGACGCAAATGTGACTCAGGCTATTGCCACAGATTACGGCGATGGACAAAGATACGGACTGGATGATCTGAGTATATCGCCGTAATCTGTGGTCAAATGTTTCTCTCCCGCTCCAGTACTGTCCAGGCAGGAATCATGATATAGCCACAGATACACGCAGATGGACGCAGAGAGCGCCGGGAGACCGGCAAGGAGTAGCGGGTGAAAGTCCTGTACGGTGAAGGAGTAGCGATCCACACCGGCCCCGAGTCATGCGGCGGCGGTCGTGAGGCCGACGGCGAAGCGTTGACAGGGGGGCGCATAGGCCAGCCATTGAGCCGCGTAAGAATCTCGATCCCGGATGCCGACAGGGTTCTGTGCCTGGAAGGCGATACGGCGGGGCGCGTCATGCGAGCACCCCGGCGGTCCGGCGTGGTCAGAGACCCTGGCATGTGCGGACGCTCCTCGAGCGGGAACCGGGAGATCTTCGGCGTGACCACGGGCCGATGGCCTGGCGGTCCGCACCGGGAAGGCGAGGAGCCGTAGCCGGTGATGCACGCGCCGAAGAGGTCAGACCCATCCATAGTACCTGTGAAACCGGCGAACGCGGACGCGGAGCCGGTGGAGGGAAGGGGTGGGGCCGAGGGGAATGCGTCTCCGCCGCACACGGGCCGGGCTCAGGACCGGGCACCCGTGCTCTCGGGGCTGGAGCGCATACGTCAAGCGGCACGGGAGCGAAAGGAGGAGCGGTTCACCACCCTTCTGACGCACGTGGATACCGACCTGCTGCGCTTTGCCTATCGGGCATTGAAGCGGGACGCGGCTCCGGGTGTGGACGGAATGACGTGGCGGGAGTACGCGGAGGGGCTGGAGGAACGGCTGGCGGACCTGAAGGACCGCGTGCATTCCGGCCGCTACCGGGCGCATCCGTCACGCCGGCATCTCATCCCCAAGCCGGACGGCCGGATGCGGCCGCTCGGGATCGCGGCGCTGGAGGACAAGATCGTCCAGCGGGCGCTGGTGGAGGTGCTGAACGCCATCTACGAGGAAGACTTCCTCGGCTTCTCCTACGGCTTCCGGCCGGGACGGGGGCAGCACGACGCGCTCGACGCGTTGGCGGTGGCGATCGGCGAGTGCCGGGTGAACTGGATCCTGGATGCAGACATCCGGGCGTTCTTCGACAGCATCGACCACATGTGGATGATGCGGTTCCTGGAACACCGGATCGGCGATGCCCGCGTCCTGCGGCTGATCCGCAAGTGGCTGACGGTCGGCGTGGTGGACGAGACGGGGAAACGGCAGCCGGCGACGGCCGGCAGCCCGCAAGGGGCGGTGGCATCGCCGCTGCTGGCCAACGTCTATCTCCACTACGTCTACGACCTGTGGGTCCGGCAGTGGCGCCAGCGCCACGCGACCGGGACCATGGCCGTGGTGCGCTACGCCGACGACACCGTCGTCGGGTTCGAGCACCGGTCGGACGCCGAGCGGTTCCTCGCGGACCTGCGGGAGCGCCTGGCGCGGTTCGCCCTGGAACTGAACGCCGACAAGACCCGCCTGATCGAGTTCGGCCGGCAGGCAGCTGCCGACCGGGCCAGGCGCGGCGCGGGCAAACCGGAGACCTTCGACTTCCTGGGCTTCACCCACATCTGTGGGCGGTCCCGGCGTGGCGGCTTCCTGCTGAAACGCCAGACCCGGCGCCAGCGCAAGCAGGCCAAGCTCAAGGAAATCAAGGAGGAACTCCGGCGACGCCGGCACCAGGGCATCCCGGAGCAAGGCCGGTGGCTGGGACAGGTGATGAGCGGCTTCTACGCCTACTTCGCCGTCCCGACCAACTACCGGGCCCTTGCCAACCTGCGCTACCATGTCGGCGTCCTGTGGATGAGGGCGCTGCGCCGGCGCAGCCAGAAGGACAAGACACCGTGGGAAAGCTCACGCGCCTTGCCGATCACTGGCTGCCACGGCCGCGCATCATCCATCCCTGGCCCGGAAACCGCTTTCGCGTCAAACACCCAAGGTGGGAGCCGGATGCCTTAATCGGGCACGTCCGGTTCTGTGCGGGGGGCGCCCGGTAACGGGCGTCCCTACCGCGATTAATTGTCAATATACTATCTGTGTCCATCTGCGTTCATCTGTGGCCAAATCTCTTCCCCCCGCTCCAGCGTCTTCTATGGCAGGCCGAACCGGGCGATGATCCGGAACGGGGCGTCGCGGGTGTCCTGCTTGAAGATGGACAGGGCGTCGATCACCAGCGGGTCCGGGGTGAAGGGTGCCACCGCCGGTTCCAGCAGGCTCCTGGCGGCGGTCCTGGCATCGTCGTTCAGGCTGCCGGTCAGGGTCATGTGGAAGCGGAACTCCTCGAAGACATAGGGATAGCCCCAATGCCGGAGATAATCGTCCTGGCGCGGCGTCAGCCCATGGGCGCGGCGCTTTTCCAGATCGGACGCCGGCGGCGGGGCGCGGAACGGGTCGAAGGCGCGCACGCACTCGGCGGCGAACTCGTCCAGAGCCTCCGACGGGGCTGAGGGGATCAGGGCAAGGAAACGGCCCAACTCCGCCAACCGGAGGGAGGGGGCGGTGAAGCGGGTATGGCCAGCGGCGAAGTCAGCGGCCGCCGCCAGCAGTTCCGCCTCGTCCCGGCCCGGGGCCAGCGCCATGGGCGGCTTGAGGGTGGCGTGGAACCCATAGCGGCGCGGATCGGCGGTCCAGTCCGGGGACACGCCGTCCGGCGGATCGAGGGTTTCGCCCGTCGCCGCGTCGCGGCCGAGCCAGCGGCTGGCGAATTTCCACAGGGCGCTGTCCGGGGGCGGGGCGAAGTAAAGGGCGTAGCGGGCGGTCATGGGATCGCTTGCTGGGGAACGCGGGTAGCATATGCTATCGCCTTCAGCAGTCCCGGCACCAGCCTGACGGTACCGGCCGCGATCCCCTGGAGCGCCGGGCGGCGGATCGCCTGGGCAAGCAGCGTGGCGGTGCGGATCTGCCCGGCGAAAGCCGATCCGTCGAGCGGCGCCTGCCCGGCGAGCACCCGGTCGGACGCCAGGAAGGCCGAGTGGAGGGCGATCGCCATGCCGTCGCCGCAGAAGGACGGGATCACCGCGAGCTGGTCGCCCAGCCGGTGCAGCCGCCGGGACGCGGTGTCGCCCCGATGCACGAAGCCATAGGGAATGCCGTAGATCGACAGCGGGCGCTCCCAGCAGGTCGTGGCGCCGGCCAGCCGGGCCGCGAAGGCGGGGGACTCCTCGCAAAGATGATCCAGCAGCCTGTCCCACCGGCGCCCGACCCGGTCATGGACCGGCTTGGCGACCACGAGGCACAGGTTGGCCCTTCCGTCCGCCGCCGGCTGCAAACCGGCATAGCCGCCGGGGAACAGCAGCACCTCCACATGCCCGGCGAGGCGTGCCGCCTGTTCCGGCGCCAGCGTCAGATACTGCTTGAACCCGATCAGGTCGTTGATGGAGCCGGGCGGCCGGCGGTGGCCGCGCAGGTCGTGCTTGCCGGTCGCGAGCAGCGCCGCCCGGGCGGCGACCGGGCCGTCCGCCTGGAGGGTGACGCGATCCTCGCCTTCGGCCAGGGAGCGGACCGCGACGCCGCGCCGGATCTCGGCGCCCCTGTCCGCCGCCGCCCGCAGCAGGGCTTCGTCCATCACCTCGCGCGACAGGCTGAAGGCCGGGAAAGGCAGGCGGGACGAGGACTCGGCCGAACCCCGGACCAGCCGGACGGAATGGATCGGCTGCGCGCCGAGGCGGAACAGGTCCAGGCCCAGCCGCTCCAGGTACGCGGCGGCCTCGACGCTGACGAACTCGCCGCAGACCTTGTGGTGCGGGCCGGCCTCCCGCTCGAACAGCACGACGGAGCGCCCGGCCTTCGCCAGCAGGCAGGCCGACGCGGCGCCGGCCGGCCCGCCGCCGACGATCACGGCGTCATGGATCGCGGAGTTCATTTGATCCGCCCGACGCCGTAGCGGAACGGCGTGAACCACTCGACCGAGACTTCTCCCGGCGCGAAGCCCGCCTCGGCGATCACGCGCTCCCAGTCGGCCCGGGTGAAGGCCCGCGCCACCGAGAGCGGGGCGTCGTGGACCACCAGCCGGTTGACCGGCAGCGTGGCCACCATCGCGCGGGCGAAGGCATGGGAGATCGCGTGGCGGTGCAGGTCGTTGCTGAACCAGCCGAGACCGGCACGATCCTCCATCCAGCGCAGGAAGCGGACGAGGGACTCGTCTTCCAGGTGGTGGGTGAACAGCGCGCTGATCACCACGTCGGCATGATGGCTCCCGGGCAGGTCGAAAAGATCGCCGACCCGATAGTCGATCCCGGCGTCCGGCGGTGTCGCCAGCCCGGCCGCCCGGGCGGACCAGGGGTTCAGGTCGACCCCGGACAGCTCGACCTCGACGCCGCGCCGGCCGGCCCAGCGGTGGATCTCCCGCAGCATGTCGCCATAACCGAAGCCGACGTCCAGGATGCGCAGCCTGCTCCGCCCCGTCCGCTTCACCACCCGGTCGAGCCAGGTCAGGGTCGGGCGGTATGCCAGGGTACACAGGTTGATCCGGCGCAGGTCCCGCAGGCAGTGCTGGAACTCCTCGAAGCCGACTTCCTCCGTGTCCATCAGCTCCGGCCGGGTGCTCCGCCGGGATAGGTCGGTGGACGCGGTCATGCCGCGGCGAGGCGGAACAGCATGCTTTCCGCCGTCAGCCCCGGCCCGAAGGCCATGGCGCAGCCCAGCCCGTTGCCGCCCATTCGGGTATCGCGGAAGCGGTCGAGCATGCGCTTCAGCACGAACATGACCGTCGCCGACGACATGTTGCCGTAGTCGCGCAGCACCGCCCGCGAGTCGGAGAGCTGGTCGCCCTTTCCCTCTATCGCCCCGGCGACGGCGTCCAGGATCGAGCGCCCGCCGGGATGGACCGCCCACAGTTCCACGTCGGACGGGCTGCGGCCCTGGAGGATCGACGGCAATGCGTCGGGAAGCCCCTGGCCGATGGTGCCGGGAACGGTCCCGGCCAGCCGCATGTCGAAGCCGTTGCGGCCGATATGCCAGGTGATCTGGTCGGCGCTGCCGGGGATCACCGTGGCCCGGAAACCCTGAAGCTCGATCCCGTCCGGCTCGGCGCTGACCAGGCAGGCGGAGCAGCCGTCGGCGAAGATCAGGAAGCTCAGGATCTCCTCGATGTCCGCGGTCTCCTGGAGGTGCAGGGTGCAGAGTTCCAGGTTGACGATCGCGACCTTCGAGCCGGGCTCGGACCGCACGATGTGCCGGGCCGCCTTCAGCGCGTTCATGGCGGCGTAGCAGCCCATGAAGCCGATGATGGTCCGCTCCACCGACGGGTCCAGGCCGAAGTGGCGCGCCAGCTCCAGGTCCAGGCCGGGGGCGTAGAAGCCGGTGCAGGACGTCACGATCAGGTGGGTGATCCCGTCGCGGTGCCGCTCGATCCCGGCGGCTTCCAGGCTGGCGGTGGCGAGGCCGAGCGCGTGCCGCTCGTAGAACTTCATCCGCGTGGCGGTGTCGGGAAAGGCGCCGCGCGTGAAGAAGCCGCCGGTATCCAGGACCTCCGGGTCGGGGTCCGGCTCGAAGAAGGAATAGCGGTGTTCGATCTGGCACCGCTCCGCCATCCGGCGGAACAGCTTTCGCAGGCGCTCGTCGGTCAGCAGGGCCGGGGCGTAGCTGACGAACTTGTCGTGGACGTCATGGGTTGGAACCGCGGTTCCGATCGCGTTGATGTAGGCGGCGGTAGGCATCCGGGGCTCCGGTCAAACGGCATTTGCAGGTGCAACAGTCGGGCGGCCCGATCATCATGATTCGCCCGTGGGATAAGCGCGCCCGCGCCAGGTGGAGGGCCGGCCGCGCAGCGAGGTCCACAGGGCCGACCACTGGATCGCCAGCATGATCGTGACGCCGACGGGATGCAGGAAGGCGCTGGCGATGCTCTGCTCGAAACGGAACGCCAGGGCGAGGCGGGTGCCGAGCGCCACGGCGATGCCGACGCAGGCCGGGAACAGCGCCTCGGGCGGGCCGTCGAACAGCAGCAGGCCCGGCAGCAGCAGGAACGGCAGGATATGGCCCCCGGCCAGCAGGGCGGTCCAGACCGGCAGCCCGACGGGGGTTGCCATCCCCTCGGTCGCGTTCTTGGTGAAGCCCTGCCAGACCTCGGTCCCGCTGCGGTACATGCGGCAGGTGGCGATCTCGTCGGCGTCGAACAGCTCGGTATGGATGCCGGCGCGGCGGAAGGCGCGCGGCAGCTTGATCCCGTCGTGGAGCGACTGCTTGATCTCGGCATGACCGCCGGCGCGGGCATAGGCATCGGCGCGGGCGATGAAGAGCTGGCCGCATCCGGCTCCCAGCCCAGGCGCCCCGGACAGGCGCATCCCGATGAAGGGCAGATAGCCCAGCAGCAGGAAATGGATCATCGGAATGACCAGCCGCTCCGGCCATGTCCCGGTTTCCTGGCGCGGGAAGCCGCTGGCCAGGCCTGCCGCGGGGTGCTTCGCCATGAACGCGGCCATGCGGGCGAGGCCATCGGGCGCCAGCCTCACGTCGGCATCGACGAAGACCAGCAGCGGATATCGGGCCAGCTTCGCCAGATGCCAGCAGGCATGCTGCTTGCCCGACCACCCCGCGGGAAGGGCGGGGGCCTGCTCGACCCGCACGCGCGGGTCGCCGATGGCGCGCACCACGTCGGCCGTGCCGTCGGTGGAATGGTCGTCCAGCACGACCACCTCCAGGTCGACCCCGGCGCTCGCCAGCGCCGCCCGGACGGAAGCCTCGATCTTGTCCGCCTCGTTGCGCGCGGGGATCAGCACGGAAACGCCGGCCCGCCCTCCGCCTGGCGCCTGGCCGGACTTCGGCGGCGGGCGGTAGAGCAGCAGGTTCCACACCGTCATCACGGCCGGAATCATGGCGAGCCAGGCGCAGACCCAGGCGAAATTCTCCATCACGGGTGATCCCTGCCGTGTTCGGGGTGGAAGCGTTCGCCGCGGGCCAGCGCCTTGGCGCGGCGCCACAGGTCGTAGACGCCGCCCACACCGGCGGCGCCCTTCATCAGCGGCTCGAAGCGGGCGGGATCGCGGGCCATGGAGTCGGCGGCGAGGGCGTCCATGGTTTCGGCCAGTGCCGATTCAAGGCGGGCCTGCCATTCCTCGACCGTGCCGCCGCCGCTCCGCATCACCGGCCCGAAGCGGCACAGCGCCTCGGGCGTGCGCTCGTCCCAGAAGGGATATTCCAGCGCCAGCGGCACGACCGAGGCGCCCTCGACCCGGCGCGCCAGATGGGCGATGCCGGGGCGCAGGGAGACCGGCCGGATCCGGGCGTCGGTGAAGCTCCCCTCCGCCGTGATCCACAGCATGGTGCGGGGATCGTCCAGCAGCCCGGTGCAGACCTTCAGGAAGGTCGCCGCACCGCGCGGCGTGCCGGGCTCGATCCCGAACAGGCCGATCCGGCGCATGAAGCCGTACCGCTCCAGCGCCTTCGCCTCCATCGGGCCGTAGCCGAAGCGTCCGGGGAAGCGCAGCGTCGCCAGCACCATGAACATCGCCGGGTCCCACCACGAGGGATGGTTGGAACAGACGATCACGGGCCGGTCGGGCGGAAGGTCGGGGAACGTGCCGCGCGCCAGCCGCACGCCGTGGAAGCGGCGCGCGACGTAGCGGCACATGTAGGGGCCGAACAGCCGGACGATGCGGGGCGACCGTGCTGACCGCACCGCCTCGGCCGGCGTCATGCCACGCTGGCCGTCGGCCGGGGAGCCGTCTCGAACGCCGCCGGCTGCGCGGCGCCGCCCATGTCCTGGTCCAGCGTGTCGGCCGCGATCCAGCCCGACATCATGACCATCGGCATGCCCGGACCCGGATGGGCGGCGCCGCCCGCCAGGTACAGTCCGGCCAGCTCGCGGCTCCTGTTGCCCGGCTTGAAGGCGCCGAAGAACCTGCCGTGGCTCGCCAGGCCGTAGATGGCGCCGTTCAGCACGCGGTAGCGGTCGTGGATGTCCTGGGGCGTCAGCCAGCGCTCGACCTTGATGCGGCTTTCCAGGTCCTTCATTCCGCCGGTCCGCGCCAGCTTGTCCAGGATCACCCGGCGGTAGGCCGGAAGCATCTTGGACCAGTCATGGTGCGGGCGGAGATAGGGGGTGTGGACCAGGACGTAGAGCGCCTCGCCGCCGGGCGGGGCGACGCCCGGCTCGGTCCGCGCCGGGGCCGCGATGTAGCAGGTCGGGTCCGGCGCCGGCTCCCCCTTGCGGTAGATCCAGTCGAACTCCTCCTCCGCGTCGCGGGAGAAGACGAAGTCGTGGTGGGCCAGGTGCTCGTAGGCGCGGTCGAGGCCCAGATACAGCACGACGCCGGAGCAGGCCGGCTCCGGCTTCCGCTTCCGCTCGAAATTGACGCCGACCTCGCCGCCGACCAGCTCGCGGTATGTCCGCACCGAGTCCATGTTGGACACCACGGCGTCCAGCCCCACGGTCTCGCCCGACGCGGTCTCGACCCCGGTGGCGCGGCCCTGGGAGGTCAGGATTTTCCGCACCCCGGTGTTCAGCCGGAACTCGACGCCCAGCTCGCGGGCCAGCTTCTCCAGCGCCAGGGGCACGGCGCGGGTGCCGCCCATGGGGTACCAGACGCCGCCGTCGGTCTGCATGTGCGCGATCGAGCACAGCACCGCCGGAGCGCCGTAGGGCGACGATCCGACATACTGGACGAAATGGTCCAGCATCTGGGCGATCCGGGCGTCGGGGACGTGCTTGCGCACCGTGCCGGCGACGGTGGAGCCCATGCGCAGGCTCAGCACGTCCGACAGGGTGGAGGCGTTCAGGTTCGCCTTGAAGTTCAGCGTGTCCTTGATGTCCTCTACCGACTTCCAGAAGAAGAACCGGTCGGACACCTCGTGCAGCCGCTTGGAGCGGGCGATGAAGTCGCGGTATCCGGCGCCCGCCTTGCTGCCCGGAGCGTAGCGGTCCAGCTCGGCCGCCATGGTCTCGACGTCCTCGACCAGGTCCAGGACGGAGCCGTCCTCGAAGAAGCAGCGCCATTGAGGGTCGAGCCGCACCAGGTCGAGTTCCCGGTCCATGTCGCGCCCGGCCTCGGCGAAGATCCGCCGGAGGACGCGCGGCACCGTCAGGATGGTCGGCCCCATGTCGAAGCGGAAACCGCTCTCCTCCAGCACCGCGGCCTTGCCGCCGGCCCAGGCGTTCGCCTCGAACAGCACGACCTTGTGGCCGCGCGCCGCCAGGGTGCAGGCCGCCGCCAGGCCGCCCAGCCCGCCGCCGATCACGCCGATCCTGCCTCCGGCCTGGCCGCCGTTCCGGCCGCTCACGACGCACGCTCCTCGATCAGGGCCGTCTGGCCGGCCGCCATGCGGGTCCCGGCCTCCCAGTCGTGCGAAAGGCCGAGCTGGTCGGCCATCAGGCGGCTGGTGATGCGGGCGCTCTCGAAGATCACCGGCAGGCCGCTGCCGGGATGGGTCCCGCCGCCGACGAGATAGACGCCTTCCAGGTCCTCGAACCGGTTCCGCGGCCGGAGATGGAGCATCTGGTCCAGCGAGTGGGCCAGGTTGAAGGTGGCGCCGCGATAGATCTGCATGTCGTTCTCCCATCCCTCGGGCGTCAGTATTTTCTCGTACCGGATGCGCTTCTCAATGTCCGTCAGCCCGATCCGTTCCAGGCGCTTCAGCACCAGCGACCGGTAGCGCGCCTTTTCCCGCTGCCAATCGATCCCGCCGGTGCGGTGGGCGACCGGGACCAGGACATAGAGCGTGCTGTGCCCCCTGGGCGCCAGCTCCGGGTCGGTGACGCAGGCGTTCTGGACATAGAAGCTGGGTTCCGCCGGAAGTTCCAGCCCGTCCTCGATCTCCTTGATGTTCCGGGCGTAATCCTTGGTCAGGTAGATCGTGTGGTGCGCCAGGTCGGGCAGTTCGCCCTCGATCCCGAGATAGAGCATGAAGGTCGAGCAGGAGAATTTCTTGCGCTCGATCTTCTCGTCGGTCCAGCGCCGGCGCAGGTGGTTGGGCACCAGCCGGCTCATGGTCTGGGCGAAGTCGGAATTCAGCACCAGCGCGTCGGCCTTGTACTCGCCGGCGGGGGTGCGGACGCCGACCGCCTTGCGGCCCTCGAACAGGATCTCCTCGACCGGTTCGGACAGGCGGATGCGCACGCCCATGTCGGTCGCGGCCCGGGCCATCGCCGCCATCACCGCCCCGGTGCCGCCGCGCGGATGGAACACGCCGAACTCGTATTCCATGAAGGACAGGATGGTGAACAGGCTGGGGCAGCGGAACGGCGACATGCCGAGGTACTTGCTCTGGAACGAGAAGGCGAGCCGCACCCGAGGATCGGAAAAATAGCGGCCCAGGTCGGCATCGACCGACTGGTGCGGCCGCATCAGCGGCAGCGACTTCAGCAGCGCCGGGTCGAGCAGGTCGAGCGCGCTGGAGAAGGCCTTCTCCAGCACCGGCCGGAAGGCCGCCAGCTTGCGCCGGTTGTCGGCCATGAAGCGCGGCAGGTTGGCGGCGTCGGCCGGGCACAGCTTGGCGA contains:
- a CDS encoding DUF1622 domain-containing protein translates to MLAACLLLYSLFGASAAHAQEVGGFLSESRGTIVHIAELVTSGIEAVGIAVIVLGATIATALFIRDGFGAAGWNDAYERYRANLGRGILIGLELLVAADIIATVAAPLDFSTVGALGVIVLIRTFLSFSLEVEIKGRWPWQESRIRERGTDQGGKAGMTQM
- a CDS encoding methyltransferase domain-containing protein, producing MDTEEVGFEEFQHCLRDLRRINLCTLAYRPTLTWLDRVVKRTGRSRLRILDVGFGYGDMLREIHRWAGRRGVEVELSGVDLNPWSARAAGLATPPDAGIDYRVGDLFDLPGSHHADVVISALFTHHLEDESLVRFLRWMEDRAGLGWFSNDLHRHAISHAFARAMVATLPVNRLVVHDAPLSVARAFTRADWERVIAEAGFAPGEVSVEWFTPFRYGVGRIK
- a CDS encoding tetratricopeptide repeat protein produces the protein MLARSDPGLPGHGYVLGMHAFGLEENGDFAAAEETGRRAVGLIPRNPWAIHAVAHVMEMQGRSGEGIAWMRDREADWAPDNLLAVHNWWHLALHHLDRCETGAVLDIYDRHVRPRPEAIGLELSDATALLWRLHLAGIDAGDRWREVADGWEPMAGDGYYAFNDMHAMMAFVAAGRDGAAGRLVATLTARAAGSGANAAMTREVGLPASLGLLAFGRGDHAAATDLLLPLTAISRRLGGSDAQRDVLSLTLLEAAQRAGRTEVARDLAARRIELKPRSRFNRLLTEKRLNLG
- a CDS encoding SDR family oxidoreductase; protein product: MTEETRVALVTGASRGIGKAIATALAEAGFDLLITSRTATALETLASHLARETGQRIEILHGDLREPELAETLVETAVDMFGRLDLLVNNAGATKRGPFLDLSEDDWQDGFALKFFGAVRLARESWPHLKRTGGQVINIIGSGGRTPTAEFTIGGSVNAGLMNFTKALADQGLADGVRVNGINPGPIRTERLETRIRQFAQSHGIDTEEAASRMVQAQKVMRFGEPDEIASVVTFLAGEGGEFIHGALIDVDGGSTKGL
- the ltrA gene encoding group II intron reverse transcriptase/maturase, with the translated sequence MLSGLERIRQAARERKEERFTTLLTHVDTDLLRFAYRALKRDAAPGVDGMTWREYAEGLEERLADLKDRVHSGRYRAHPSRRHLIPKPDGRMRPLGIAALEDKIVQRALVEVLNAIYEEDFLGFSYGFRPGRGQHDALDALAVAIGECRVNWILDADIRAFFDSIDHMWMMRFLEHRIGDARVLRLIRKWLTVGVVDETGKRQPATAGSPQGAVASPLLANVYLHYVYDLWVRQWRQRHATGTMAVVRYADDTVVGFEHRSDAERFLADLRERLARFALELNADKTRLIEFGRQAAADRARRGAGKPETFDFLGFTHICGRSRRGGFLLKRQTRRQRKQAKLKEIKEELRRRRHQGIPEQGRWLGQVMSGFYAYFAVPTNYRALANLRYHVGVLWMRALRRRSQKDKTPWESSRALPITGCHGRASSIPGPETAFASNTQGGSRMP
- a CDS encoding DUF1045 domain-containing protein; the protein is MTARYALYFAPPPDSALWKFASRWLGRDAATGETLDPPDGVSPDWTADPRRYGFHATLKPPMALAPGRDEAELLAAAADFAAGHTRFTAPSLRLAELGRFLALIPSAPSEALDEFAAECVRAFDPFRAPPPASDLEKRRAHGLTPRQDDYLRHWGYPYVFEEFRFHMTLTGSLNDDARTAARSLLEPAVAPFTPDPLVIDALSIFKQDTRDAPFRIIARFGLP
- a CDS encoding NAD(P)/FAD-dependent oxidoreductase, whose protein sequence is MNSAIHDAVIVGGGPAGAASACLLAKAGRSVVLFEREAGPHHKVCGEFVSVEAAAYLERLGLDLFRLGAQPIHSVRLVRGSAESSSRLPFPAFSLSREVMDEALLRAAADRGAEIRRGVAVRSLAEGEDRVTLQADGPVAARAALLATGKHDLRGHRRPPGSINDLIGFKQYLTLAPEQAARLAGHVEVLLFPGGYAGLQPAADGRANLCLVVAKPVHDRVGRRWDRLLDHLCEESPAFAARLAGATTCWERPLSIYGIPYGFVHRGDTASRRLHRLGDQLAVIPSFCGDGMAIALHSAFLASDRVLAGQAPLDGSAFAGQIRTATLLAQAIRRPALQGIAAGTVRLVPGLLKAIAYATRVPQQAIP